From one Treponema denticola genomic stretch:
- a CDS encoding threonine/serine exporter family protein, translated as MPLYIHTIASFIASFCFCFLFSVPKRNTYLSALCGSVSWTILIFFQSIGINYIFATLAGALAVGLLADLFAVLQKTPVTCFIVIGTIPLVPGFKVYKTMLFFVTDKLEKGVSEGVQAAFIAIAISVGLIISTSVTRLIRALKKKATSKKG; from the coding sequence ATGCCGCTTTACATACATACGATCGCATCATTTATCGCAAGTTTTTGTTTTTGTTTTTTGTTTTCGGTTCCGAAAAGAAATACCTATTTAAGTGCTCTATGCGGAAGTGTCTCTTGGACAATCCTCATATTTTTTCAGAGCATCGGCATAAATTATATATTTGCGACCTTGGCAGGAGCATTGGCCGTAGGCCTCCTGGCAGATTTATTTGCGGTACTCCAAAAAACACCGGTTACATGTTTTATCGTTATAGGCACGATTCCTTTAGTTCCCGGATTTAAGGTTTATAAGACCATGCTTTTTTTTGTTACCGACAAATTGGAAAAAGGGGTAAGTGAGGGTGTTCAAGCTGCCTTTATTGCAATAGCCATATCGGTAGGCTTAATTATTTCTACATCGGTAACCCGCCTTATCAGAGCCCTTAAAAAAAAGGCAACCAGTAAAAAAGGATAA
- a CDS encoding CPBP family intramembrane glutamic endopeptidase, giving the protein MPYNKKKVLAVFYWFISIIIEAFIAFFILDLIYVYVFMYKEEYWYIILAIGYTVLGIAIITFKRFKENKNLLQFKPFKFFTVIKIYFIDIIITTLIAWIFRGFGNFKNMIESSVIYFLNRFTGKESFTVRTIFNTNFIYKPLIIYEFVTALIIAPIYEELIFRGVIYDDTKKLFNAKIAALVSSILFGLIHLYGGYAQVIGTIVSGLLSAYCYEKTKSLYACIFLHSLHNFIAVVMRRLLNWQTYVILILIFTPACVIMLIAEGIRYFGRRKALIIKE; this is encoded by the coding sequence ATGCCATATAACAAAAAGAAGGTTTTAGCTGTTTTTTATTGGTTTATATCGATTATAATTGAAGCCTTTATTGCATTTTTTATTCTTGATCTTATATATGTATATGTTTTTATGTATAAAGAAGAATACTGGTATATAATTCTGGCTATTGGGTATACGGTACTGGGCATTGCAATCATAACATTTAAACGGTTTAAAGAAAACAAAAATCTTTTACAATTTAAACCTTTTAAGTTTTTTACGGTTATAAAGATATACTTTATTGATATCATTATAACTACACTTATAGCATGGATTTTTCGTGGTTTCGGTAATTTTAAAAATATGATAGAAAGTTCGGTTATTTATTTTTTAAACAGATTTACGGGAAAAGAAAGCTTTACCGTCCGTACCATATTTAATACTAATTTTATATACAAGCCATTAATTATTTATGAATTTGTAACGGCTCTTATCATAGCACCGATATATGAAGAACTTATATTTAGGGGAGTAATCTATGATGATACAAAAAAATTATTTAATGCAAAAATTGCCGCTCTTGTTTCTTCAATACTATTCGGCTTAATACATTTATATGGAGGCTATGCACAAGTGATTGGAACCATTGTAAGCGGTTTACTATCAGCTTATTGTTATGAAAAAACAAAATCGCTTTATGCATGTATCTTTCTCCATTCTTTACACAATTTTATAGCCGTTGTTATGCGTAGATTATTAAATTGGCAAACATATGTTATACTTATCCTTATTTTTACGCCTGCCTGTGTAATTATGCTTATTGCCGAAGGGATTAGGTATTTCGGCAGAAGAAAGGCACTCATTATAAAGGAATGA
- a CDS encoding S41 family peptidase: MNNLLFIYEIIKIKFRRMIKKINMKKLIISLIIFIFVSVFVVIALNVSKKNDIISGFISAEKMKADYEYFWDFIYKGYPFTEVCERKGADLEQIKQSGYRYLTDPMMQYGHYFFYKDLCRKITGNRYIGHLYPSDYFDYYFNYEKIFKNDSADTSLIKKRALIDNFYFHIYQVEVLSDKNIGSFSNRNSSLIGTRKYSKPFIQIIETDHIAYIEIKSFLTTKAEEKQEYLKALEDFFIETANYKHIIIDIQNNGGGHSENYEQIISPNINKEINIISYGLYNENKYTNTYLDMFFKNYKSEKINRHEVPYIENCSTVKNDKAYRLEEIIAARSINGYKPCEDKKFWLLVDSGVYSEADRFAYVCKKIGFATVVGTNTGGAGTNGKSPMYIVLPNSGLLIKFDFMYGLTEDGYCTDETGTAPDIYNLPGKSALGTCLEIIRKLGEKTN, translated from the coding sequence TTGAATAATTTATTGTTCATCTATGAGATAATAAAAATAAAATTTCGTCGAATGATTAAAAAAATTAATATGAAAAAATTAATAATCAGCCTTATAATATTTATTTTTGTTTCCGTGTTTGTTGTAATAGCTCTTAATGTATCGAAAAAAAATGATATAATATCAGGTTTTATTTCTGCCGAAAAAATGAAGGCCGACTATGAATATTTTTGGGATTTTATTTATAAGGGCTATCCTTTTACCGAAGTATGTGAACGCAAGGGAGCGGATTTAGAACAAATAAAACAGTCAGGATATAGATATTTAACGGACCCTATGATGCAATACGGGCATTATTTTTTTTATAAAGACTTATGTCGAAAAATTACGGGAAATAGATATATAGGTCATCTTTATCCTTCCGATTATTTTGATTATTATTTTAATTATGAAAAGATATTTAAAAATGATTCCGCTGATACTTCATTAATTAAGAAGCGGGCTTTGATAGATAACTTTTATTTTCATATATATCAAGTAGAGGTTCTTAGTGATAAAAATATCGGCAGTTTTAGTAATAGAAATTCTTCATTAATAGGAACTCGTAAATATTCAAAGCCGTTTATACAGATTATTGAGACCGATCATATTGCATATATAGAAATCAAATCTTTTCTTACAACGAAAGCAGAAGAAAAACAAGAGTATCTAAAAGCCTTGGAAGATTTTTTTATTGAGACTGCAAATTATAAACACATAATAATAGATATACAAAATAACGGAGGCGGACATTCTGAAAATTACGAACAAATAATATCTCCCAATATAAATAAAGAGATAAATATAATTTCTTACGGACTTTATAACGAAAATAAATATACGAATACTTATTTGGATATGTTTTTTAAAAATTATAAATCAGAAAAAATAAATCGGCATGAAGTTCCTTATATAGAAAATTGCAGTACTGTAAAAAACGATAAGGCCTATAGATTGGAAGAAATAATTGCAGCCCGTTCTATTAACGGATACAAGCCTTGTGAAGATAAAAAATTTTGGCTTCTTGTAGATAGCGGCGTATATTCGGAAGCGGACCGGTTTGCTTATGTCTGTAAAAAGATCGGCTTTGCAACAGTTGTCGGCACTAATACGGGCGGTGCCGGAACAAACGGTAAATCGCCTATGTACATCGTTCTTCCCAACAGCGGCTTACTAATAAAGTTTGATTTTATGTACGGCTTAACCGAAGACGGTTATTGCACGGATGAAACAGGTACTGCTCCAGATATTTATAATCTCCCCGGCAAAAGCGCCCTTGGAACTTGCTTGGAAATTATAAGAAAATTAGGGGAAAAGACGAATTAG
- a CDS encoding polysaccharide biosynthesis protein — MNRPIKQKASIYIVGAGLAGTMIAHEISAKKIFGKVAAFLDDDPKKIGTKIDGIPVFGPISETVHLIRIDAGDEALIAIPSIRSERLREIYELLKSAGFSKIKLLPAISQIIDGSAHLVQAREIDPQDLLTRTPVTISLKKSLAYLRGKRVLITGAGGSIGSELCRQLLSGGAERLYLFGHGENSIYQIYKELKILQAGGVGDKATIVPVIGELKDREYMRYIIKQLKCDAVFHTAAYKHVPLMEENPVAVIENNVFGTKNLLDACIEFGVKRFVLISTDKAVEPVSVYGVSKLLSEKLVLQAAETVKEKKDSAYMFVRFGNVLGSRGSIFPLFVEQIQNGGPVTVTDKKMIRFFMTIPEACSLVLQTGGVGKSGESYLLDMGEPVNIYETAKQLISYMGFEPEKDIKIEIIGPREGERLEEPLWSSTEYLEKTDYEKIMRLCDKKEFDSKNLNEILNTLYPFCFYSEEHKDDFRNKEKMRNFLEENKLLIYKKE, encoded by the coding sequence ATGAATCGTCCTATTAAACAAAAGGCTTCTATATATATAGTAGGTGCAGGTCTTGCCGGAACTATGATTGCTCATGAAATTTCGGCAAAAAAAATATTCGGTAAGGTTGCCGCTTTTTTAGACGATGATCCTAAAAAAATCGGAACTAAGATTGACGGAATTCCGGTATTCGGGCCTATAAGCGAAACCGTTCATCTGATAAGGATAGATGCAGGTGATGAGGCTCTGATTGCAATTCCAAGTATACGTTCCGAGCGCTTGCGTGAAATATATGAGCTTTTAAAATCGGCAGGTTTTTCAAAGATAAAACTTCTGCCCGCAATTTCGCAAATCATTGACGGTTCAGCCCATTTGGTACAAGCCCGCGAAATAGATCCGCAGGATTTGCTTACCCGCACCCCCGTTACAATTTCTTTAAAAAAGAGTTTGGCATATCTGCGAGGAAAGCGCGTTTTAATTACGGGCGCCGGAGGTTCTATCGGAAGCGAGCTTTGCCGGCAGCTTTTATCGGGCGGTGCTGAGCGCCTCTATCTTTTCGGACACGGAGAGAATTCAATTTATCAAATTTATAAGGAGCTTAAGATATTACAGGCAGGAGGTGTCGGCGACAAGGCGACAATTGTTCCGGTTATAGGTGAATTAAAAGACCGCGAGTACATGCGCTACATCATTAAGCAATTAAAATGTGATGCGGTTTTTCATACGGCGGCTTATAAACATGTTCCTTTGATGGAAGAAAATCCTGTTGCGGTTATCGAAAACAATGTTTTCGGAACAAAGAATCTTTTGGATGCCTGCATCGAATTCGGAGTAAAACGATTTGTTTTAATTTCGACGGATAAGGCTGTTGAGCCTGTTTCGGTTTACGGCGTTTCAAAACTATTAAGCGAAAAATTGGTATTGCAGGCTGCCGAAACCGTAAAAGAAAAAAAAGATTCAGCCTACATGTTTGTCCGCTTCGGAAATGTTTTGGGCTCGCGTGGTTCTATCTTTCCGCTTTTTGTAGAGCAGATACAAAACGGAGGGCCCGTAACCGTAACCGATAAAAAGATGATCCGCTTTTTTATGACAATTCCGGAAGCTTGTTCATTGGTATTGCAGACAGGCGGTGTCGGAAAATCGGGTGAGTCCTATCTTCTCGACATGGGAGAACCTGTAAATATTTATGAGACGGCAAAGCAGTTGATAAGTTACATGGGTTTTGAACCTGAGAAGGATATTAAGATAGAAATAATCGGCCCCAGAGAGGGGGAGCGTTTGGAAGAACCTCTTTGGTCATCAACCGAATATCTTGAAAAAACTGATTATGAAAAAATCATGCGTCTCTGCGATAAAAAAGAATTCGATTCTAAAAACTTAAATGAAATTTTAAATACCCTTTATCCGTTTTGTTTTTATAGTGAAGAACACAAAGACGATTTCCGCAACAAAGAAAAGATGCGCAATTTTTTGGAAGAAAATAAATTATTAATTTATAAAAAGGAGTAA
- a CDS encoding CPBP family intramembrane glutamic endopeptidase, protein MPYNKKKILTVFYWFISIIIEAFTAYFIIEIIYVDVLMYKEEYWYILKTLVYTVLGIAIITFKRYKENKNLLQFKPFKFSTVIKVYLIDIIITTLIAWVLFSGFNYFKNTIQSSVIYFLNRFTGKESFTVRTIFNTYFIYKPFVIQRFIMTLTIVPIYEELIFRRVIYYDTKKLFNAKIAALVSAVLFGLIHLHGSYIQITVTMVGGLLSAYCYEKTQSLYACILLHSIHNLMSGVIYILLDWRAYVMLTLICMLAGVIMLIAEGIRYFGRRKALIIRE, encoded by the coding sequence ATGCCATATAACAAAAAGAAGATTTTAACCGTTTTTTATTGGTTTATATCGATTATAATTGAAGCTTTTACCGCATATTTTATTATTGAGATTATATATGTAGATGTACTTATGTATAAGGAAGAATATTGGTATATACTCAAGACTCTTGTATATACGGTACTTGGTATTGCAATCATAACCTTTAAACGGTATAAAGAAAATAAAAATCTTTTACAATTTAAGCCTTTTAAGTTTTCTACGGTTATAAAAGTATACTTGATTGATATCATTATAACTACACTTATAGCATGGGTTTTATTCAGCGGTTTTAATTATTTTAAGAACACTATACAAAGCTCGGTTATTTATTTTTTAAATAGATTTACGGGAAAAGAGAGTTTTACCGTCCGTACTATATTTAATACCTATTTTATATACAAGCCATTTGTTATTCAGAGATTTATAATGACTCTTACCATAGTACCTATATATGAAGAACTTATATTTAGGAGAGTAATCTATTATGATACAAAAAAATTATTTAATGCAAAAATAGCCGCTCTTGTTTCTGCGGTATTATTCGGCTTGATACATTTACATGGAAGCTATATACAGATTACTGTAACAATGGTGGGAGGTTTACTATCAGCCTATTGTTATGAAAAGACACAATCTCTTTATGCATGTATCTTACTCCATTCTATACATAATTTGATGAGTGGTGTTATATATATATTATTAGACTGGCGCGCATATGTTATGCTTACTCTTATTTGTATGCTTGCCGGTGTAATTATGCTTATTGCCGAAGGGATTAGGTATTTCGGCAGAAGAAAGGCACTCATTATAAGGGAATGA
- a CDS encoding S41 family peptidase produces MKKKKLILKAFGAFLILLFIVMSIFISKKRDTISGFISAEEMKADYEYFWDFIYNGYPFTEVCERKGIDLEQIRQTGYRYLSDPMMQHGYYSFYGDLCRKITGNRYIGHLYPSDYFDYKKIFKQTIAQFPLREQKTLIDNFYASMPKTGAFAGKKDMLYADDFKNINPPLMSDRKYSKPYTKIIDTDYIAYIKINSFLITEVEDRQEYLKVLEDFFIETANYKHIIIDIQNNGGGYTCNYEAIISPNIKKDMNIVSYGLYSENKYTNPYLEMFFKDYRDITKIEKHEITNIENCGTVKNDKAYKLEDVIEPQSINGYKPCEDKKFWLLISSDVYSGADRFAYVCKKIGFATVVGTNTGGSGTNGKSPMYIVLPNSGLLIKFDFMYGLTEDGYCTDETGTAPDIYNLPGKSALGTCLEIIKNLGEKTN; encoded by the coding sequence ATGAAAAAGAAAAAACTAATACTTAAAGCCTTTGGAGCTTTTCTTATATTATTATTTATTGTAATGTCTATTTTTATCTCAAAAAAACGTGATACAATATCAGGTTTTATTTCTGCCGAAGAAATGAAAGCTGATTATGAATATTTTTGGGATTTTATTTATAACGGGTACCCTTTTACTGAAGTATGTGAACGCAAAGGAATTGATTTAGAACAAATAAGACAGACAGGATATAGGTATTTATCGGATCCCATGATGCAGCATGGATATTATTCTTTCTATGGTGATTTATGCAGAAAAATTACAGGAAACAGATATATAGGCCATCTTTATCCTTCAGATTATTTTGATTATAAGAAAATATTTAAGCAGACTATAGCTCAGTTTCCATTGCGTGAACAAAAAACTTTGATAGATAATTTTTATGCTTCAATGCCTAAAACAGGTGCTTTTGCCGGTAAAAAAGATATGCTATATGCAGATGATTTTAAAAATATAAATCCTCCGTTGATGAGTGATCGTAAGTACTCAAAACCATACACAAAAATAATAGATACTGATTATATTGCATACATAAAAATCAATTCTTTTCTTATAACTGAGGTAGAGGATCGTCAAGAATATCTAAAAGTCTTGGAAGATTTTTTTATTGAAACGGCAAATTATAAACACATAATAATAGACATACAAAATAATGGAGGCGGGTATACCTGTAACTATGAAGCAATAATATCTCCTAATATAAAGAAAGATATGAATATAGTTTCTTACGGACTTTATAGCGAAAATAAATATACGAATCCTTATTTGGAAATGTTTTTTAAAGATTATAGGGATATAACAAAAATAGAAAAGCATGAAATTACGAATATAGAAAACTGCGGTACCGTAAAAAATGATAAGGCTTATAAATTGGAAGATGTAATTGAACCTCAGTCTATTAACGGATACAAGCCTTGTGAAGATAAAAAATTTTGGCTGCTTATAAGCAGTGATGTATATTCAGGAGCTGACCGTTTTGCTTATGTCTGTAAAAAAATCGGCTTTGCAACAGTTGTCGGGACTAATACGGGAGGTTCCGGAACAAACGGTAAATCGCCTATGTACATCGTTCTTCCCAACAGCGGCTTACTGATAAAGTTTGATTTTATGTACGGCCTAACCGAAGACGGATACTGTACTGATGAAACAGGTACTGCTCCTGATATTTATAATCTTCCCGGCAAAAGTGCCCTTGGAACCTGCTTGGAAATTATAAAAAATTTAGGGGAAAAGACAAATTAG
- the loaP gene encoding antiterminator LoaP, producing the protein MDYYVVQVSTGKEKNFIEDAEFKNKFDELSYSIVFPQRILKIRKAGKVTEKQLPVFAGYLFIGTDKISKELYQHLKRCKGFYRFLPNNQEPRFLEGRDLEILNQFISFGGLAKISQVVFDENDRIKVIEGPLSGLEGYIVRVNKRKGRATVCLDMCQTAFSIDLGFEILNKEEKK; encoded by the coding sequence ATGGATTATTATGTAGTTCAGGTAAGTACAGGCAAAGAAAAGAATTTTATTGAAGATGCGGAATTTAAAAATAAATTTGATGAGCTTTCTTATTCTATAGTTTTTCCTCAAAGGATTTTAAAGATAAGAAAGGCAGGTAAGGTAACGGAAAAACAGCTGCCTGTTTTTGCAGGATATTTGTTTATAGGTACCGATAAAATTTCTAAAGAGCTTTATCAACATCTTAAAAGATGTAAGGGCTTTTATAGATTTTTACCCAATAATCAAGAACCGAGATTTTTAGAAGGAAGGGATTTGGAAATCCTTAATCAATTTATTTCCTTCGGCGGTCTTGCAAAAATTTCGCAGGTTGTATTTGATGAAAATGATAGAATAAAAGTTATCGAAGGACCTTTAAGCGGTCTTGAAGGTTATATTGTAAGAGTAAACAAAAGGAAGGGAAGAGCTACCGTTTGTCTGGATATGTGTCAAACGGCTTTTTCTATCGACTTAGGATTTGAAATACTAAATAAGGAAGAGAAAAAATGA
- a CDS encoding PDZ domain-containing protein, producing the protein MYKKYLLLIFFIFVNILGFASEITVIPFYYDTERQAIFIYAELGKKKGYFTFDTGSDMSMIFDNEVNYSGFTVSQKNRNIWIGNMDLTMNMYSSSNITLAGNLLSGRYNFTVTNNPLIIDNFSAGIAGILGMDIFHGKIFEISMTDSVIRIYDKIPNYYENKLPILSETYEDLRLYIPVKINGNTYKALIDTGASFSFGLSQNIVLDKGENSVKVYISKAYSAPYNRDFKLVRKNSVEIMGIALNDKIFKTHTHDEVKNEGIIGTQFLARFDMLIDLRNEHKFMLYYKQNLPSEYFSLFINGDMEVNGIINANINGVNLEILEILENSPAWIAGLRAGTLITHLNSKPVLSYTIDSIRTLLLGKNLLKVTFIDSNGKEKTVKIKPRKML; encoded by the coding sequence ATGTATAAGAAATATTTATTACTTATTTTTTTTATTTTTGTAAATATTTTAGGCTTTGCTTCGGAAATAACCGTAATTCCTTTTTACTATGATACTGAAAGACAGGCTATTTTTATTTATGCGGAACTTGGGAAGAAAAAAGGTTATTTTACTTTTGATACTGGTTCGGATATGTCGATGATCTTTGACAATGAGGTTAACTATAGTGGTTTTACAGTTTCTCAAAAAAATAGAAATATCTGGATAGGAAATATGGATTTGACTATGAATATGTATTCATCGTCAAATATAACGCTTGCAGGTAATTTATTGTCGGGTAGGTATAATTTTACTGTTACTAATAATCCGCTTATAATAGACAATTTTTCTGCGGGTATAGCAGGTATTTTGGGGATGGATATATTTCATGGAAAAATATTTGAAATTTCAATGACCGACTCAGTTATACGTATTTATGATAAAATACCTAATTATTATGAAAATAAGTTACCGATTCTATCTGAAACTTATGAAGATTTAAGACTGTATATTCCTGTAAAAATTAATGGAAATACATACAAAGCCTTGATCGATACAGGAGCTTCTTTTTCATTCGGTTTATCTCAAAATATTGTGTTGGATAAGGGAGAAAATTCTGTTAAGGTATATATCTCAAAAGCTTATTCGGCCCCTTACAATAGAGATTTTAAGCTAGTGCGTAAAAATAGTGTTGAGATTATGGGGATAGCTTTAAATGATAAGATATTTAAAACGCATACTCATGATGAAGTAAAAAATGAAGGTATTATTGGAACTCAATTTTTGGCACGATTTGATATGCTGATTGATTTACGAAATGAACATAAATTTATGCTATATTATAAGCAAAACTTGCCTAGTGAATATTTTAGTTTATTTATAAATGGAGATATGGAAGTAAATGGTATTATTAATGCAAATATTAATGGTGTAAATTTAGAAATACTTGAAATACTTGAAAATTCTCCTGCATGGATTGCAGGCCTTAGAGCAGGGACATTGATAACTCATCTAAATTCAAAACCCGTATTATCATATACGATAGATTCTATCAGAACTTTGCTGCTTGGGAAAAACTTATTGAAGGTTACTTTCATCGATTCCAATGGTAAAGAGAAGACGGTTAAAATAAAGCCTAGAAAGATGTTGTAA
- a CDS encoding threonine/serine exporter family protein, with the protein MEEEKNEAVIFRIALTAGELLIKNGAEMHRTEETILRICSSHGITGLAVFITPTVILIGNDKKEGSTYIKNIKVRGSNIHKISLVNEFSRNFTQGKISENEALEILKNIDAEKGYPYWLVLTTSGIGCGLFSVLLGGTLNDFIVTFIATFAAVFLNDRITQFSKTVFLGNFIAGFFVGIITILFYHIGFVKNLDMIIVGAVLSLVPGVAFTSGIRDFILGDLVSGIARTSEAVLIAVAIAFGIGSVLFGYSLLGGI; encoded by the coding sequence ATGGAAGAAGAAAAGAACGAAGCAGTAATTTTTAGAATAGCCCTGACGGCAGGAGAGCTTCTAATAAAAAACGGAGCAGAGATGCATAGGACGGAAGAAACCATTTTAAGAATATGCTCTTCACACGGTATTACCGGTCTTGCCGTTTTTATAACACCGACAGTAATATTGATCGGAAACGATAAGAAGGAAGGCTCAACTTATATTAAAAACATAAAAGTCAGAGGCAGCAATATACACAAAATTTCATTGGTCAACGAATTTTCAAGAAACTTTACTCAAGGTAAAATTTCTGAAAATGAAGCCCTTGAGATTTTAAAAAATATTGATGCAGAAAAAGGTTATCCGTATTGGCTTGTACTAACCACCTCCGGAATAGGCTGCGGACTTTTTTCTGTTTTGCTTGGCGGAACATTAAATGATTTTATAGTTACTTTTATTGCCACCTTTGCAGCCGTTTTTTTAAATGATAGAATCACGCAGTTTTCCAAAACGGTATTTTTAGGAAATTTTATAGCGGGCTTTTTTGTCGGTATAATAACAATTCTTTTTTATCATATAGGCTTTGTAAAAAATCTTGACATGATAATAGTCGGAGCCGTTCTATCCCTTGTGCCGGGAGTTGCCTTTACTTCAGGTATACGGGATTTTATTTTGGGAGATTTGGTTTCCGGAATTGCCCGTACCAGTGAGGCCGTACTCATCGCCGTTGCAATAGCCTTCGGTATAGGTTCTGTTCTTTTCGGTTATTCTCTTTTGGGAGGAATATAA
- a CDS encoding DegT/DnrJ/EryC1/StrS family aminotransferase: MQDVQAKKIIPFFTPSFSEEEEKALMRVLRSGWLTTGKETLEFEKEFASFTGSKTALAVNSASSGLMLAMDACGIKSGTKILTSPYTFISTATSAMHLGGDVVYADIEKDSYSIDPEKIETILKKDKNVKAIVPIHIAGNVCNMKAINDLAKKYSVAVIEDAAHAFPSKTKEGYAGTLGTCGVFSFYATKTITTGEGGMICTNDEKIAERIKLMRSHGINRTIWDRYTDTKASWKYDVTAEGWKCNLPDILSAIGRVQLKKAQTFFEQRKKIAEKYNTAFAGNDSFILPPDGEGNAWHLYILRLNLEALKIGRDEFGQALQERGLGISMHFIPHFKMSYIKERYGLNSSDFPESNKKYLQSLSLPFYPSMSEGDADYVIETVIKLAKLNRR, from the coding sequence ATGCAAGATGTTCAGGCTAAAAAAATAATTCCTTTTTTTACTCCTTCCTTTTCTGAAGAAGAAGAAAAAGCCTTGATGAGGGTGCTCCGCTCCGGATGGCTTACTACGGGGAAGGAAACCCTTGAGTTTGAAAAAGAATTTGCTTCCTTTACGGGAAGTAAGACAGCCCTTGCCGTCAACTCGGCTTCAAGCGGACTCATGCTTGCAATGGATGCCTGCGGTATAAAGAGTGGAACTAAAATCTTGACAAGTCCCTATACCTTTATTTCTACGGCAACTTCTGCCATGCACTTAGGCGGCGATGTGGTTTATGCCGATATCGAGAAAGATTCTTACAGTATAGACCCTGAAAAAATCGAAACTATATTAAAAAAAGATAAGAACGTAAAGGCCATTGTTCCGATTCATATTGCGGGAAATGTTTGTAATATGAAGGCGATAAATGACCTTGCAAAAAAATATTCCGTTGCCGTGATAGAAGATGCGGCTCATGCTTTTCCTTCAAAGACTAAAGAAGGTTATGCCGGAACTCTCGGCACCTGCGGCGTTTTTTCTTTTTATGCGACAAAGACGATTACGACAGGCGAGGGCGGAATGATTTGTACCAACGATGAGAAAATTGCAGAGCGTATAAAACTTATGCGTTCTCACGGTATAAACCGCACAATCTGGGACAGGTACACCGACACAAAGGCTTCATGGAAGTACGATGTTACGGCTGAGGGCTGGAAGTGTAACCTGCCCGATATTCTTTCTGCAATAGGAAGGGTGCAGCTTAAAAAGGCTCAAACTTTTTTTGAGCAGCGTAAAAAAATTGCAGAAAAATATAATACCGCATTTGCAGGTAACGATTCTTTTATTCTTCCTCCCGATGGAGAAGGAAATGCCTGGCATCTTTATATTTTACGGTTGAACCTTGAAGCTTTAAAAATAGGAAGAGATGAGTTCGGTCAAGCCTTACAAGAAAGAGGCTTGGGTATTTCGATGCACTTTATACCTCATTTTAAAATGTCTTATATAAAAGAAAGATACGGTTTAAATAGTTCCGATTTTCCGGAATCGAATAAAAAATATTTGCAAAGTT